The proteins below are encoded in one region of Lujinxingia sediminis:
- the ychF gene encoding redox-regulated ATPase YchF, with protein MSVSAGIVGLPNVGKSTLFNALTRAEAQSANYPFCTIDPNVGIVPVPDARLKTIEKYVPAQKIIPAAVEILDIAGLVRGASQGEGLGNKFLANIREVDAILHVVRCFEDENITHVEGGVDPVRDVEIIETELILADMQTVERRLDKARRAAKAGDKTEVARVAVLEKVLAELNEGKSARAIKLTDDERQLTRDSHMLTDKPVLYVANVADDDLEGQSPYVAKLRELADSQGSDVVVVCGEIEAELVELDEEEQLEMLQGLGIDEPALNVLIRATYALLGLQAFFTAGEQEIRAWTIPVGATAPQAAGVIHSDFEKRFIRAEVYTVQDLETYKDEAGIRAAGKLRLEGKEYVVVDGDILHIRHNA; from the coding sequence ATGAGCGTCTCCGCTGGCATCGTCGGACTTCCGAACGTGGGCAAGTCGACCCTTTTTAACGCTTTGACCCGCGCCGAAGCGCAGTCGGCGAACTACCCCTTCTGCACCATCGATCCCAACGTGGGCATCGTGCCGGTGCCGGACGCCAGGCTCAAGACGATTGAGAAGTATGTGCCGGCCCAGAAGATCATTCCGGCGGCGGTGGAGATCCTCGACATCGCCGGTCTGGTGCGCGGGGCGTCGCAGGGCGAGGGCCTGGGCAACAAGTTTCTGGCGAACATCCGCGAGGTGGACGCGATCCTGCATGTGGTGCGTTGCTTTGAGGATGAGAACATCACCCACGTTGAAGGTGGCGTGGACCCGGTGCGCGACGTCGAGATCATTGAGACCGAGCTGATCCTGGCGGATATGCAGACGGTGGAGCGTCGTCTGGATAAGGCGCGTCGTGCGGCCAAGGCCGGCGATAAGACCGAGGTGGCGCGCGTGGCGGTGCTGGAGAAGGTGCTGGCCGAGCTCAACGAAGGCAAGAGCGCCCGCGCTATCAAGCTCACCGACGATGAGCGTCAGCTCACCCGCGACAGCCATATGCTCACCGATAAGCCGGTGCTCTACGTGGCCAACGTGGCCGACGACGACCTTGAGGGCCAGAGCCCCTATGTTGCGAAGTTGCGCGAGCTGGCCGATTCGCAGGGCAGCGATGTGGTCGTGGTTTGTGGTGAGATTGAGGCGGAGCTTGTGGAGCTGGACGAGGAAGAGCAGCTGGAGATGCTGCAGGGGCTGGGCATCGACGAGCCAGCGCTCAATGTGCTGATTCGCGCCACCTACGCGCTGCTGGGGCTGCAGGCCTTCTTTACGGCTGGCGAGCAGGAGATCCGCGCGTGGACGATTCCGGTGGGGGCGACCGCGCCGCAGGCTGCCGGTGTGATTCACTCGGACTTTGAAAAACGCTTTATTCGAGCGGAGGTCTACACGGTCCAGGATCTGGAGACCTATAAGGACGAGGCCGGGATTCGCGCCGCGGGCAAACTTCGCCTGGAAGGCAAAGAGTACGTGGTCGTCGACGGCGACATCCTGCACATTCGCCATAACGCGTGA
- a CDS encoding DUF6624 domain-containing protein: protein MSSGRLEDRAARLLALAAADLTTREALLARGELFEGYHPEMRAVHEANALELEAMIDARGWPRTSEVGEDAAQAAFLVASHAISLPGLQRKALRLLEALAGNDARPREVAVLGDRIRFNEGRPQRYGAIIDWDAEGNLGPGPLEEPDEVEARRARVGMEPLCDVVARLERRANEDGERPPGEWVARRRAMHAFFVSVGYRR from the coding sequence GTGAGTTCGGGGCGACTCGAGGATCGGGCGGCCAGGCTGTTGGCGCTGGCCGCCGCCGATCTCACCACGCGCGAAGCTCTGCTGGCGCGCGGCGAGCTCTTTGAGGGGTATCACCCCGAGATGCGTGCGGTGCATGAGGCGAACGCGCTTGAGCTTGAGGCGATGATCGACGCCCGGGGCTGGCCGCGTACCTCCGAGGTGGGTGAGGACGCGGCGCAGGCGGCGTTTCTGGTGGCGAGCCACGCCATCAGCCTCCCGGGCCTGCAGCGCAAGGCGCTCCGGTTGCTCGAGGCGCTCGCCGGCAACGATGCGCGGCCGCGCGAGGTTGCGGTGTTGGGCGATCGTATTCGATTTAATGAGGGGCGACCCCAGCGCTACGGCGCGATCATCGACTGGGACGCGGAGGGAAACCTGGGCCCGGGGCCGCTGGAAGAGCCCGACGAGGTTGAGGCGCGGCGCGCTCGGGTGGGCATGGAACCGCTTTGTGATGTTGTCGCCCGGCTGGAGCGCCGGGCCAACGAAGACGGGGAGCGTCCGCCCGGGGAGTGGGTGGCGCGGCGTCGAGCGATGCACGCGTTTTTTGTGAGTGTGGGCTACAGGCGTTGA
- the glpX gene encoding class II fructose-bisphosphatase — protein MTSVDDRNLALELARVTEAAAIASARSMGQGDPTYSDQMAVSAMRAAFDTMHINGTVVIGEGERDEAPMLYIGEEVGRRAPHDPKMDIALDPLEGTNLCAYGRPGALALIAMAPHGCFLNAPDIYMKKIAAGPIARGAIDLDASPAENLHRLAELKGVRVEELTAMILDRPRHEEVIAAIRKTGARIRLIEDGDVDAAIATCRPESGIDIMFGIGGAPEGVLAAAAMQCLGGEIQGRLMFYKDEERERARRIMGDRDIEALLSMHDLAHGEIVFAATGVTNGSILKGVRFFAGGCETHSLVMRSKSGTVRTIEATHDFERKPAYTLEGLHENMADCGQPRH, from the coding sequence ATGACTTCTGTGGATGATCGCAACCTCGCGCTTGAGCTCGCGCGCGTCACCGAAGCTGCCGCCATCGCCTCGGCCCGCTCCATGGGTCAGGGCGATCCGACCTACTCCGACCAGATGGCGGTGAGCGCGATGCGTGCGGCCTTCGACACCATGCACATCAACGGCACCGTCGTCATCGGGGAGGGCGAGCGCGACGAAGCGCCGATGCTCTACATTGGCGAGGAGGTCGGCCGCCGCGCGCCCCACGACCCGAAGATGGACATCGCGCTTGACCCCCTCGAAGGCACAAACCTCTGCGCTTACGGCCGCCCCGGCGCGCTGGCGCTTATCGCGATGGCTCCCCACGGCTGCTTTCTTAACGCGCCGGATATCTACATGAAAAAGATCGCCGCCGGCCCCATCGCCCGCGGCGCCATCGACCTGGACGCCTCCCCGGCGGAGAACCTCCACCGCCTGGCCGAACTCAAGGGCGTGCGCGTCGAAGAACTCACCGCCATGATCCTCGACCGACCCCGCCACGAAGAGGTCATCGCTGCCATCCGCAAGACCGGCGCGCGCATTCGGCTGATCGAAGACGGCGACGTCGACGCAGCCATCGCTACCTGCCGCCCGGAGAGCGGCATCGACATCATGTTCGGCATCGGTGGCGCCCCTGAGGGCGTGCTCGCCGCGGCCGCCATGCAGTGCCTCGGTGGGGAGATCCAGGGCCGGCTGATGTTCTACAAGGATGAAGAGCGCGAACGCGCTCGCCGTATCATGGGCGATCGCGACATTGAGGCTCTCTTGTCCATGCACGACCTGGCCCACGGGGAGATCGTCTTCGCGGCCACCGGTGTCACCAACGGCAGCATCCTCAAAGGTGTGCGCTTCTTTGCCGGTGGCTGCGAGACGCACTCGCTGGTCATGCGCTCCAAATCCGGCACCGTACGCACCATTGAGGCAACCCACGACTTCGAACGTAAACCTGCCTACACCCTGGAAGGCCTGCACGAAAACATGGCCGACTGCGGCCAGCCCCGCCACTGA
- the rph gene encoding ribonuclease PH, which translates to MTERFDGRAPEELRPVTLTPNFTDMPAASVLIRFGRTTVMCTASVDKNVPRWMDKPGNTRGWVTGEYAMLPGATDPRFRREVHRGGLSGRTQEIQRLIGRSLRAVTDLEKLGPRTIYLDCDVLQADGGTRTASITGAYVALALACEKLLKDGLIDQVPLTDSVAAISCGIVEGRALLDLPYVEDSAADVDMNVVMTGSGRLIEVQGTGEEATFSRAELNALLDLAEKGISELTTMQNAVLPERLHF; encoded by the coding sequence ATGACCGAGCGCTTTGACGGCCGCGCCCCTGAGGAACTTCGCCCTGTCACGCTGACCCCCAACTTCACTGACATGCCCGCCGCCTCGGTGCTCATACGTTTCGGCCGCACCACAGTCATGTGTACCGCCAGCGTCGATAAAAACGTGCCCCGCTGGATGGATAAGCCCGGCAATACCCGAGGCTGGGTCACCGGCGAATACGCGATGCTCCCGGGTGCCACCGATCCTCGCTTTCGTCGTGAAGTGCACCGCGGAGGCTTAAGCGGCCGCACCCAGGAGATCCAGCGCCTGATCGGTCGCAGCCTGCGCGCGGTCACCGACCTCGAAAAACTCGGACCGCGCACCATCTACCTGGACTGCGACGTGCTCCAGGCCGACGGCGGTACCCGCACCGCCAGCATCACCGGTGCCTACGTGGCCCTGGCCCTGGCCTGCGAAAAACTCCTGAAAGACGGCCTCATCGACCAGGTTCCCCTGACCGACTCGGTCGCCGCCATCAGCTGCGGCATCGTTGAGGGCCGCGCCCTGCTTGATCTTCCCTACGTCGAAGACAGCGCCGCTGACGTCGACATGAACGTGGTCATGACCGGCTCCGGCCGTCTCATTGAGGTCCAGGGTACCGGCGAGGAAGCCACCTTCAGCCGCGCCGAACTCAACGCCCTGCTCGACCTGGCGGAGAAAGGCATCAGCGAACTCACCACGATGCAGAACGCCGTGCTTCCCGAGCGCCTGCACTTTTAA
- a CDS encoding N-acetylmuramoyl-L-alanine amidase family protein yields MYPRSIQRLSALAFGLALLLISQTAIAHPGSLWGIDLSSVVALRDQARIAAYRSAGAPGERLNRVSTIVLDPGHGGDNSGAIGVAGIREKHLTLELAYHLREAIQERYPDVRVVMTRYWDTSLSLPERVHLANLAQADVFLSLHYNAAVHNRAVGYETFYLRPQDVTPEPAPVEEHTDHHDASPIEGARLVGQHDDDLVFIQRDLIRAHQHELSARLAHSVQNGFRGHLDSIDRGVKQANFGVLRGAHMPAVVVEAGFLTHPDEGSRLIERAHRQRVVNALLDAIVNFDAELEHVLDDQP; encoded by the coding sequence GTGTACCCTCGATCCATTCAACGCCTGAGCGCGCTGGCCTTCGGCCTCGCGCTGCTCCTCATCTCGCAGACCGCCATCGCTCACCCCGGATCGCTCTGGGGCATCGATCTCTCCAGCGTGGTCGCCCTTCGCGATCAGGCCCGCATTGCGGCCTACAGAAGCGCTGGTGCCCCTGGCGAACGCCTCAATCGCGTGAGCACCATCGTGCTTGACCCGGGTCATGGCGGCGACAACAGCGGCGCCATCGGCGTGGCTGGCATCCGCGAGAAGCATCTCACCCTTGAGCTCGCCTACCATCTGCGCGAAGCCATTCAGGAGCGCTACCCCGATGTGCGCGTGGTCATGACCCGCTACTGGGATACCTCCCTCTCGCTCCCGGAACGCGTACACCTGGCCAATCTGGCCCAGGCCGACGTCTTCCTTTCCCTGCATTATAACGCCGCCGTTCATAACCGTGCGGTGGGCTACGAAACCTTCTATCTGCGCCCCCAGGACGTCACCCCGGAGCCTGCGCCCGTCGAGGAGCACACCGACCACCACGACGCCTCCCCTATTGAGGGCGCGCGCCTGGTCGGACAGCACGACGATGACCTGGTCTTCATCCAGCGCGATCTCATCCGTGCCCACCAGCACGAGCTCAGCGCGCGCCTCGCCCACAGCGTTCAGAACGGCTTCCGCGGCCACCTCGACTCCATCGACCGCGGCGTCAAACAGGCCAACTTCGGGGTGCTCCGCGGCGCTCATATGCCTGCGGTCGTCGTCGAAGCCGGCTTCTTGACCCATCCCGACGAGGGCAGCCGGCTCATCGAGCGGGCCCACCGTCAGCGCGTGGTCAACGCGCTGCTCGACGCCATCGTCAACTTCGACGCAGAGCTTGAGCACGTCCTCGACGACCAGCCCTGA
- a CDS encoding OmpA family protein, producing MNPQKSTMRFALLLGGCVMMLASSGCTTGAKLRGQAKEIQAINESIYPRAYNCAPEEIATAQAQVEFGLYELSRGDFTRADRHLKLAEANARKADKLSDYDECLVEDLALDVDLTETIDVVEAPVDFSFDSDGDGIPDERDRCAFEAEDFDGFEDEDGCREDDNDNDGIPDSEDLCPNIAGDVDGFSGQRGCPMLDLDGDGILNINDQCPTQPVEFIGFQDETGCPVEDVDNDGIPNILDECPFEPGPIENAGCPVDEPEEPKLAEVDGDQIRLNQRVFFATAKSDILPQSFPLLNQVAQILRDYPNITIRVEGHTDSRGRDSYNQQLSQERAASVRTFLIDRGIDPMRMEAVGFGEARPIDDNSTEEGRANNRRVEIHITSR from the coding sequence ATGAACCCCCAGAAGTCGACGATGCGTTTCGCCCTGCTCCTTGGTGGCTGTGTGATGATGCTGGCCTCCTCCGGCTGCACCACCGGCGCCAAGCTGCGTGGTCAGGCCAAAGAGATCCAGGCCATCAACGAATCGATCTACCCGCGCGCGTACAACTGCGCTCCCGAGGAGATCGCCACCGCTCAGGCCCAGGTTGAATTCGGCCTCTATGAGCTCAGTCGCGGCGACTTCACCCGCGCCGACCGCCATCTCAAGCTGGCCGAAGCCAACGCGCGCAAAGCCGATAAGCTCTCCGATTACGACGAATGCCTGGTCGAAGATCTGGCCCTTGACGTCGACCTCACCGAGACCATCGATGTGGTCGAGGCTCCGGTGGACTTCAGCTTCGACTCCGACGGCGACGGCATCCCCGATGAGCGCGATCGCTGCGCCTTTGAAGCCGAAGATTTTGACGGCTTTGAAGATGAAGATGGCTGCCGCGAGGATGACAACGATAACGACGGCATCCCCGACTCCGAAGACCTCTGCCCCAACATCGCCGGCGACGTCGACGGCTTCAGCGGTCAGCGCGGCTGCCCGATGCTCGACCTCGATGGTGACGGCATCCTCAACATCAACGACCAGTGCCCCACGCAGCCCGTCGAATTCATCGGCTTCCAGGATGAGACCGGCTGCCCGGTTGAAGATGTCGACAACGATGGCATCCCCAACATCCTTGATGAATGCCCCTTTGAGCCCGGTCCGATCGAAAACGCCGGCTGCCCGGTCGACGAGCCCGAAGAGCCGAAACTGGCCGAAGTCGACGGCGACCAGATCCGCCTTAACCAGCGTGTCTTCTTCGCTACGGCCAAGTCCGATATTCTGCCGCAGAGCTTCCCGCTTCTGAACCAGGTCGCTCAGATCCTGCGCGATTACCCCAACATCACCATCCGCGTTGAAGGTCATACCGACAGCCGCGGTCGCGACAGCTATAACCAGCAGTTGAGCCAGGAACGCGCTGCCAGCGTGCGCACCTTCCTGATTGACCGCGGCATCGATCCGATGCGCATGGAAGCCGTAGGCTTCGGCGAGGCGCGCCCCATCGATGACAACTCGACCGAAGAAGGCCGCGCTAACAACCGCCGCGTCGAGATCCACATCACCAGCCGCTGA
- a CDS encoding DUF4398 domain-containing protein yields the protein MIPHRSNALSPLAHIACRAMALVALGALLVGCGPIQATQRISEAEVAMERARVADADQHSPYEYTSAANYLYKAKEEWGYSQFEAAYDYATQARRAAESALINAREAPWPGHPVLGREKSPLEGNSEAEADVPAPELAE from the coding sequence ATGATCCCACATCGATCGAACGCGCTCTCGCCACTGGCTCATATCGCTTGCCGCGCGATGGCGCTCGTCGCCCTCGGTGCTCTGCTGGTGGGCTGCGGCCCCATTCAGGCCACCCAGCGTATCAGCGAGGCCGAGGTCGCCATGGAGCGCGCCCGGGTTGCCGACGCCGACCAGCACTCGCCCTACGAGTACACCAGCGCGGCAAACTACCTCTACAAAGCCAAAGAGGAGTGGGGCTACTCCCAGTTTGAGGCCGCCTATGACTACGCCACTCAGGCGCGTCGCGCAGCCGAATCCGCGCTGATCAACGCCCGGGAAGCTCCCTGGCCCGGTCACCCGGTGCTCGGTCGCGAGAAATCCCCGCTCGAGGGCAACTCCGAAGCCGAGGCCGACGTGCCCGCCCCGGAGCTCGCTGAATAA
- a CDS encoding DUF4920 domain-containing protein encodes MKHTVLLLILLLAAPLACDSSSDATAEPTAEATAEEAEVANTDEQAPTEEAAEEVTDGPAEGEKAQELANDLEPGETRHFGAPFTLDGEPMPLDKALEASPEGTIRVSANIEQVCKKKGCWFTLKTDQVEEPVRVRMKDYGFFVSRNSDGAEVIVEGTLKATVISEEMAQHYAEDQAEATGEPVENVEGEQKNYEFTATGLQITQPSA; translated from the coding sequence ATGAAGCACACTGTCCTGCTCTTGATCCTACTTCTGGCAGCTCCCCTGGCCTGCGATTCCTCCAGTGACGCCACCGCCGAGCCGACGGCGGAAGCCACCGCCGAAGAAGCCGAGGTCGCAAACACCGACGAGCAAGCCCCCACTGAAGAAGCGGCCGAGGAGGTCACCGACGGCCCGGCCGAAGGCGAAAAAGCTCAGGAACTCGCAAACGATCTGGAGCCCGGCGAGACCCGCCACTTCGGTGCCCCCTTCACCCTTGATGGTGAACCGATGCCCCTTGACAAGGCGCTAGAAGCGTCTCCCGAGGGCACTATCCGCGTCAGCGCCAACATCGAGCAGGTCTGCAAGAAGAAAGGCTGCTGGTTTACGCTCAAGACTGACCAGGTCGAGGAGCCGGTCCGCGTGCGTATGAAAGACTACGGCTTCTTTGTCTCGCGCAATTCCGACGGCGCCGAGGTCATCGTCGAAGGCACCCTAAAGGCCACCGTCATCAGCGAAGAGATGGCCCAGCACTACGCCGAAGATCAGGCCGAAGCCACCGGCGAGCCGGTGGAGAACGTCGAGGGTGAGCAGAAGAACTATGAGTTTACCGCGACCGGACTGCAGATCACGCAACCGAGCGCGTAA
- the larE gene encoding ATP-dependent sacrificial sulfur transferase LarE, whose translation MSEKGLKIKGEVRLSVGEGRLSVGEVLGAIEDEMRQAGRLVVAFSGGVDSAVVAAIAQRALGERAWAVTAVSETLAGRELEEACALAEEIGIRHELIRFSELDDARFRENTSARCFFCQSMRFDQIATIAALLDCDVLASGTNASDVGDHRPGLEAMAERKVYQPLLQYGVTKEQVRELARELGLSVWDKPAMACLSSRIPHGLEVTRERLRRVEKAEEVLHALGFKQFRVRAHGELARVEVAVDEMSRVLDPQVLGEIARGVNAAGFEEVTLDLMGFRSGSLNPVRAANAERDSEKEQDVE comes from the coding sequence ATGAGCGAAAAAGGGCTGAAAATAAAGGGGGAGGTGCGACTGTCGGTCGGGGAAGGACGACTGTCGGTCGGGGAGGTGTTGGGAGCGATCGAGGATGAGATGCGCCAGGCCGGCAGGCTCGTGGTGGCGTTTAGCGGCGGTGTGGATTCGGCGGTAGTTGCCGCGATTGCGCAGCGCGCTCTTGGCGAGCGCGCCTGGGCGGTCACCGCCGTCAGTGAGACGCTGGCCGGCCGGGAGCTGGAGGAGGCGTGCGCGCTGGCCGAAGAGATCGGGATTCGGCATGAGCTCATTAGGTTCAGCGAGCTCGATGATGCGCGTTTTCGGGAGAATACGTCGGCGAGGTGTTTTTTCTGCCAGTCGATGCGCTTCGATCAGATCGCGACGATTGCCGCATTGCTGGACTGCGATGTGCTGGCCTCGGGGACCAACGCCTCCGATGTGGGGGATCATCGGCCGGGGCTGGAGGCGATGGCCGAGCGCAAGGTCTATCAGCCCCTGCTCCAGTACGGGGTGACCAAGGAGCAGGTGCGCGAGCTTGCACGCGAGCTCGGGTTGAGCGTGTGGGACAAGCCGGCGATGGCGTGTCTCTCATCTCGGATCCCGCACGGACTGGAGGTGACGCGCGAGAGGTTGCGACGGGTGGAAAAGGCTGAAGAGGTGTTGCACGCGCTGGGCTTTAAGCAGTTTCGGGTGCGGGCCCACGGGGAGCTGGCCCGGGTGGAAGTCGCCGTCGACGAGATGTCGCGGGTACTTGATCCGCAGGTTCTCGGGGAGATCGCTCGCGGGGTCAACGCAGCGGGCTTTGAAGAGGTGACGCTGGATTTGATGGGCTTTCGTTCGGGAAGTCTCAATCCGGTTCGAGCAGCAAACGCAGAGAGAGACTCAGAGAAGGAGCAAGACGTTGAGTGA
- the larB gene encoding nickel pincer cofactor biosynthesis protein LarB: MSDVVRELLRAYRDGEVAEDVVVERLVKQPFEEHLIGRFDHMREARTGIPEAILAEGKDPLAVAEIFERYARSGDQLIATRVTAPVLDALRPQLDGLQHYKVARIVSTRPPEIDNDRATVCVISAGALDRPVAEEVAVTSRLLGNPTREIFDVGVAGLNRLVVELGTIEKAGILVVVAGMDGALPSVIGGLASQPVIAVPTSVGYGTSFKGVAALLTMLNACSPGTGVMNIDNGFGAAVLATKINQFGQRVSAGLRE; encoded by the coding sequence TTGAGTGATGTTGTGCGGGAACTTCTGCGAGCCTATCGCGATGGCGAGGTTGCAGAAGATGTGGTCGTGGAGCGCCTGGTAAAGCAGCCCTTTGAGGAGCATCTGATTGGACGTTTCGATCATATGCGAGAGGCGCGCACGGGCATCCCGGAGGCGATTCTGGCCGAGGGCAAAGATCCGCTGGCGGTGGCCGAGATCTTCGAGCGCTACGCGCGCTCAGGCGATCAGCTCATCGCCACCCGGGTGACCGCGCCGGTGCTCGATGCGCTTCGGCCGCAGCTCGACGGTTTGCAGCACTATAAAGTCGCGCGTATCGTCTCGACGCGTCCACCTGAGATCGACAACGATCGGGCGACGGTCTGTGTGATCAGCGCCGGGGCGCTCGACCGTCCCGTGGCCGAGGAGGTCGCTGTGACCAGCCGACTTCTGGGTAATCCCACCCGCGAGATTTTTGACGTGGGCGTGGCAGGGCTTAACCGCCTGGTGGTTGAGCTGGGCACCATCGAAAAGGCGGGAATCCTGGTGGTTGTCGCCGGTATGGATGGCGCACTCCCCAGTGTGATTGGCGGATTGGCCTCCCAGCCGGTCATCGCCGTGCCCACAAGCGTGGGGTATGGCACGAGCTTTAAGGGCGTGGCCGCGCTTTTAACCATGCTCAACGCCTGTTCGCCGGGAACCGGTGTGATGAACATCGACAACGGCTTTGGAGCGGCGGTGCTCGCCACCAAAATCAATCAGTTTGGCCAGCGCGTCAGCGCTGGCTTAAGGGAGTAG